From a single Gemmatimonadota bacterium genomic region:
- a CDS encoding alanyl-tRNA editing protein, with amino-acid sequence MASRRYYDDSYCIEFSAKVIEVTDVGGRPAIVLDETFFYPSSGGQPHDTGWLGDRRVVEVVVREVDGAVLHILDEAGGLGAVGGRIDWERRFDHMQQHSGQHILSQAFLQVAAAPTVSFHLGVDYVSIDIERFGVDEGKLAQAVGLANDVIERDLAIRAWFPAEDELAALSLRKTPDVDGALRVVAIGDFDRSACGGTHVARTAQIGLIHCIKSERYKGGLRVAFHCGGRARRDYGAKQRITSDLAAALTCSIPELPDAVRRLQGDLQEARRALAKYHEGELDREAAALLAEATNHEGGRVVRHAFDRRAVEDLKGLGLRLTANPGILALLGTGGDRAQFVLARSEELAMDLRPALQAALEVVGGGKGGGTRIVQGGGGVDVPALTVARALEAAAAALGLPR; translated from the coding sequence TTGGCTTCCCGCCGCTATTACGACGACTCCTATTGCATTGAATTCTCGGCGAAGGTGATCGAGGTGACCGACGTTGGTGGTCGGCCTGCGATCGTGCTTGACGAGACCTTCTTCTATCCGTCGTCGGGGGGGCAGCCGCACGACACGGGTTGGCTGGGGGACCGGCGGGTGGTTGAGGTGGTGGTTCGGGAGGTCGACGGGGCGGTTCTTCACATCCTCGATGAAGCGGGTGGGTTGGGAGCCGTGGGCGGGCGGATCGACTGGGAGCGTCGGTTCGACCACATGCAGCAGCATTCAGGGCAGCACATCCTATCCCAGGCATTTCTTCAGGTCGCGGCGGCGCCGACGGTGTCCTTCCACCTTGGCGTCGACTACGTCTCCATCGACATCGAGAGGTTCGGGGTGGACGAGGGAAAGCTGGCGCAGGCGGTTGGACTCGCCAACGACGTGATTGAGCGGGATCTCGCGATCCGGGCGTGGTTCCCGGCCGAGGATGAGTTGGCCGCCCTCTCGCTCCGGAAGACGCCCGATGTCGATGGGGCTCTCCGGGTCGTGGCGATCGGTGACTTCGATCGGTCGGCGTGCGGCGGAACCCACGTGGCGCGCACCGCCCAGATCGGGCTGATCCACTGCATCAAGAGTGAGCGATACAAGGGCGGCCTGCGGGTCGCTTTCCATTGCGGTGGCCGGGCCCGCCGGGACTACGGCGCCAAGCAGCGAATCACCTCGGACCTCGCGGCGGCGCTGACCTGTTCGATACCCGAATTGCCGGACGCGGTCCGGAGGTTACAGGGCGACCTCCAGGAGGCCCGCCGAGCCCTCGCGAAGTACCACGAGGGCGAACTCGACCGAGAGGCCGCCGCCCTGCTCGCCGAGGCCACGAACCACGAGGGCGGACGGGTCGTCCGCCACGCATTCGATCGTCGCGCGGTCGAAGACCTGAAGGGGCTTGGTCTCCGCCTAACGGCCAACCCCGGCATTCTTGCCTTGCTCGGTACCGGTGGCGACCGGGCTCAGTTCGTCCTGGCTCGCTCCGAGGAGTTGGCCATGGATCTCCGGCCGGCATTGCAGGCCGCACTCGAGGTCGTTGGAGGCGGCAAAGGCGGCGGGACCAGGATCGTCCAAGGGGGCGGCGGAGTGGACGTGCCCGCCCTGACCGTGGCCAGAGCGCTCGAGGCGGCCGCGGCCGCCCTCGGACTCCCCCGATGA
- a CDS encoding phosphatase PAP2 family protein, translated as MTGRARIIRFIPVLVALALLLTAHGLDGWAGSALRLPSANDRDWGRLLRILGYAPTWLVIAALFWLQSRAGTDRPEIAADLAQTGRAILVAVAVGGILAEVAKLLIRRERPDGDFASYHFGEFASAPLSTKNLGMPSSHVMVAFAGAATLGRRYPRTAPVLLALAAGCGLTRVFAQAHFLSDVVAGALGGSGVGWWAGRRG; from the coding sequence ATGACTGGCCGGGCCAGGATCATCCGCTTTATCCCGGTCCTAGTCGCTCTGGCCTTGTTGCTCACCGCGCACGGGCTCGACGGATGGGCCGGGAGTGCGCTCCGACTGCCGTCGGCCAACGATCGGGATTGGGGCCGATTGCTCCGGATTCTGGGCTATGCCCCGACCTGGCTGGTGATCGCGGCGCTGTTCTGGTTGCAATCGCGGGCGGGGACCGATCGGCCGGAGATCGCCGCCGACTTGGCCCAAACCGGTCGGGCCATCCTGGTGGCCGTCGCCGTCGGCGGGATCCTGGCCGAGGTTGCCAAGCTTCTGATTCGGCGGGAACGGCCGGATGGTGACTTTGCCTCGTATCATTTCGGGGAATTCGCCTCGGCGCCCCTGAGCACCAAGAACCTGGGGATGCCGAGTAGCCACGTCATGGTGGCGTTCGCGGGGGCCGCGACCTTGGGCCGGCGGTACCCGCGGACCGCACCGGTGCTCCTCGCGCTTGCCGCGGGGTGCGGACTCACCAGGGTCTTTGCCCAGGCGCACTTTCTCAGTGACGTCGTCGCGGGCGCGCTGGGCGGCTCAGGGGTCGGCTGGTGGGCGGGGCGGCGGGGATGA
- a CDS encoding SCO family protein, with the protein MKFRVAWFAAAVLIGCSSRGIPELAGDLGGSLLPAAVPRPSFGLTTVAGEPYEFRARTAGRLTLLFFGYTYCPDVCPATMANLGAVLRGLSSSERALIDAIFVTTDPERDSSAVLGPWLANFEPHLIGLVGSTEALRAAQIAAGIGVAVREDTPSGGYAVSHAAQVLVYSPDDSGHISYPFGTRQAQWAVDLPKLLERWKGPAR; encoded by the coding sequence ATGAAATTCCGAGTGGCGTGGTTCGCCGCGGCGGTGTTGATCGGATGCTCGAGCCGCGGCATCCCGGAATTGGCCGGTGATTTGGGTGGCTCGTTGCTCCCAGCCGCGGTGCCCCGACCGAGTTTCGGTCTGACCACGGTGGCGGGCGAGCCCTACGAGTTTCGGGCCCGAACGGCGGGCCGCCTTACCCTGCTCTTCTTCGGATACACCTACTGCCCTGACGTCTGCCCGGCGACGATGGCCAATCTCGGCGCGGTGCTCCGGGGTTTGTCGTCGAGCGAGCGGGCACTGATCGACGCGATCTTCGTCACCACCGACCCGGAGCGGGACTCGTCGGCCGTCCTCGGGCCGTGGCTTGCGAACTTCGAGCCTCACCTCATCGGATTGGTGGGGTCAACCGAGGCATTGCGGGCGGCCCAAATCGCCGCGGGCATCGGGGTGGCGGTTCGCGAAGACACCCCGAGTGGGGGTTATGCCGTCTCGCATGCCGCCCAGGTTCTGGTCTATTCACCGGACGACTCAGGTCACATCAGCTATCCATTCGGGACCCGCCAAGCTCAATGGGCGGTCGACTTGCCCAAGCTACTGGAACGATGGAAAGGCCCGGCCCGATGA
- a CDS encoding copper resistance protein CopC has product MMTRSFSAVACVVAFIGAPALLFHNELTKSVPAADAALPASPKTIRLWFAEKVEPKFSSITLQKPDSTKIEIGKPQATDDPKSIVSEVPTALPAGAYVIRWRTAGTDGHAVRGSFKFSVK; this is encoded by the coding sequence GTGATGACTCGATCCTTCAGTGCGGTGGCGTGTGTGGTGGCGTTCATCGGAGCGCCAGCCCTGCTGTTCCACAATGAGCTAACCAAGAGCGTGCCCGCGGCCGACGCGGCCCTCCCGGCGTCGCCGAAGACGATTCGGCTTTGGTTCGCCGAGAAGGTCGAGCCGAAGTTCAGCAGCATCACGCTGCAGAAGCCGGACTCGACCAAGATCGAGATCGGGAAGCCTCAGGCAACCGATGATCCCAAGTCGATTGTCAGTGAGGTTCCGACGGCCCTTCCGGCCGGGGCCTATGTGATCCGGTGGCGAACCGCCGGCACCGACGGACATGCCGTGCGGGGCAGCTTCAAATTCTCGGTGAAGTGA
- a CDS encoding DNA mismatch repair protein MutS, protein MSGPAIIYQQELARSEGLLSGLNRRFARLGFARLAVFVGIIALAAVAVANRGGAAVPLNGALVAGFVGLIGWHERVARRRERAERSVAYYQCGLARLEDRWLEGGDPGDRFRDDAHLYATDLEVFGQGSLFHYISVARSETGASMLASWLLQPADAATIGARHDAVRELAQDLALRHDLAVAASAARGALDSTALRAWLAAPPAGFPPGVRPATALLAVANVATTGAALAGWIPGFVVLGSYLVSLAVVRFQSVRTNPVLHSVERPARELRVLAALLSRVADHPFASGRLRHLAGAWSGASSAVAEIRRLERLVDLLDARRNQLFMPVAALTLFGTQLAVAIERWRARVGTKAVGWLEAVGELEALSSFATLAFEHPADAFPEVVADGAFVETTGMAHPLLPSDRAVPNDFNLGGSRRLVMVSGSNMSGKSTFLKAIGANVVLALAGAPTRSTRFRVGQVALGASLVLRESLLEGRSRFYAEVLRLKAIVTRAETGGPVLFLLDEMLSGTNSHDRAIGARGILEGLVARGAVGIVTTHDLALTEIAKSMKAAALNCHLEDELIDGQLHFDYRIKPGVVERSNALELMKSIGLTSALDS, encoded by the coding sequence GTGTCCGGGCCGGCAATCATCTACCAGCAGGAGCTCGCTCGGTCGGAGGGGCTTCTTTCCGGGCTGAACCGGCGATTTGCCCGTCTCGGATTCGCTCGGTTGGCCGTGTTCGTCGGCATCATCGCCCTGGCGGCGGTGGCCGTCGCCAACCGGGGCGGGGCCGCCGTGCCGCTCAACGGCGCACTCGTTGCGGGGTTCGTGGGCCTGATCGGGTGGCACGAACGGGTTGCCCGCCGGCGCGAGCGGGCCGAGCGGTCGGTGGCGTATTACCAGTGCGGACTGGCCCGGCTCGAAGACCGTTGGCTCGAAGGCGGCGACCCGGGCGACCGATTCCGCGACGACGCCCACCTCTATGCCACCGACCTCGAAGTGTTTGGCCAGGGCTCCCTCTTTCACTACATCTCGGTGGCCCGCTCGGAGACCGGGGCGTCGATGCTCGCGTCCTGGTTGCTTCAGCCCGCGGATGCCGCGACGATCGGGGCGCGCCATGACGCGGTGCGGGAACTCGCCCAAGACCTGGCTCTCCGCCACGACCTTGCGGTCGCGGCGTCCGCGGCGCGGGGTGCCCTCGACTCGACCGCGCTTCGGGCGTGGTTGGCTGCTCCGCCGGCGGGATTCCCCCCCGGGGTTCGTCCGGCGACGGCCCTCTTGGCCGTGGCGAACGTCGCGACCACCGGCGCCGCGCTCGCGGGTTGGATCCCTGGTTTCGTGGTCCTGGGGTCGTACTTGGTGTCGCTGGCGGTGGTGCGGTTCCAGAGCGTCCGCACCAATCCGGTGCTCCATTCGGTCGAACGCCCGGCCCGTGAACTCAGGGTCCTGGCAGCCCTCCTCAGCCGGGTTGCCGATCACCCGTTCGCGAGCGGCCGGCTGAGACACCTGGCCGGGGCCTGGAGTGGCGCTAGTTCCGCCGTAGCGGAGATCCGGCGGCTCGAGCGCCTGGTCGACCTCCTCGACGCCCGTCGCAATCAGCTCTTCATGCCGGTGGCCGCGCTCACGCTGTTCGGAACCCAGCTTGCGGTCGCGATCGAACGGTGGCGGGCCCGGGTCGGAACTAAGGCCGTCGGCTGGCTCGAGGCCGTCGGCGAGCTCGAAGCCCTCTCGTCGTTCGCCACCCTGGCCTTTGAGCATCCGGCCGACGCGTTTCCGGAAGTCGTGGCCGACGGCGCCTTCGTCGAGACGACCGGTATGGCCCATCCTCTGCTGCCGTCCGACCGCGCGGTCCCTAACGATTTCAATCTCGGCGGCTCCCGCCGGCTGGTGATGGTGAGCGGGTCGAACATGTCGGGGAAGAGCACCTTCCTGAAAGCGATCGGCGCCAATGTAGTGTTGGCCCTTGCCGGCGCTCCGACCCGGTCGACCCGCTTCCGGGTCGGCCAAGTCGCGTTAGGTGCCTCCCTCGTCCTCCGCGAATCCCTCCTGGAAGGCCGGTCTCGCTTCTACGCCGAGGTGCTCCGGCTCAAGGCCATCGTTACCCGGGCCGAGACCGGCGGCCCGGTGCTCTTTCTGCTGGACGAAATGCTGAGCGGTACCAACTCCCACGACCGCGCTATCGGCGCCCGCGGCATTCTCGAGGGCCTCGTGGCTCGTGGCGCTGTCGGGATCGTCACCACCCACGACCTGGCCCTGACCGAGATTGCCAAGTCGATGAAAGCCGCCGCCCTGAATTGTCACTTGGAAGACGAACTGATCGACGGCCAACTCCACTTCGACTACCGGATCAAACCCGGCGTCGTCGAGCGCAGTAACGCCCTCGAACTCATGAAAAGCATCGGTCTGACCTCGGCCCTCGACTCATAA
- a CDS encoding D-glutamate deacylase produces the protein MKRTLALLLALAGCSPTGDAPFDLVIVNGRVMDPASGLDASRSLGVRGGRIAAISESPLAGADTIDAAGLVVSPGFIDLHSHSVAADGQQWQVQDGVTTALELEEGSYPVSEWLAGLEGKSVINFGVSAGHIPARIAVVTGAKTLAEAAAVRHQGELTEPPAWSHGATTAEHLAALEATVERGLDAGGLGIGFEVNESPGASREEIAMLFRLAKRKGVPIYAHLRMMGVDPINGSLAGVQEVLANAAVSGAATHFVHLGSSSSVFAKPVVDMIEAARARGLDVTGEVYPYTAASTGIQTGLFDGDWRARLGIDYGDIEWPATGERLTAATFARYHREGGYAIIHLMKDANVDFLVARPGIMIASDAMPLVEGRGHPRGVGTFARVLGRYVRDKKAVDLMEAIRKMTLLPADRVAGAAPAMAKKGRLAVGADADITIFDPATVIDNATFANPGQASTGIPYVVVAGTVVVRKGALVPGVTPGKAIRREPAQ, from the coding sequence ATGAAACGAACGCTGGCACTCCTCCTGGCGCTCGCCGGCTGCAGTCCGACCGGTGACGCGCCGTTCGACCTGGTGATCGTGAACGGGCGGGTCATGGATCCGGCGTCGGGTCTCGATGCCTCCAGGTCGCTCGGCGTCCGCGGCGGTCGGATCGCGGCCATTTCCGAATCACCGTTGGCCGGCGCCGATACGATCGACGCGGCCGGATTGGTCGTCTCACCGGGGTTCATCGATTTGCACTCGCATTCGGTGGCGGCCGACGGGCAGCAATGGCAGGTCCAGGACGGGGTAACCACGGCGCTGGAGTTGGAAGAAGGCTCGTACCCGGTGTCCGAGTGGCTGGCGGGGCTCGAGGGGAAGTCCGTCATCAACTTCGGGGTATCGGCGGGCCATATCCCCGCTCGAATCGCGGTGGTCACCGGTGCCAAGACCTTGGCGGAGGCGGCCGCGGTCCGCCACCAGGGGGAGTTGACCGAGCCACCGGCCTGGTCGCACGGCGCGACGACCGCCGAACATCTCGCGGCGCTGGAGGCGACGGTGGAGCGGGGCCTCGACGCCGGCGGGCTCGGGATCGGATTCGAAGTGAACGAGTCGCCCGGGGCGAGCCGGGAAGAAATCGCCATGCTGTTCCGACTCGCCAAACGGAAGGGCGTGCCGATCTACGCCCACCTGCGGATGATGGGGGTCGATCCGATCAACGGCAGTTTGGCCGGCGTTCAGGAGGTTCTGGCCAATGCCGCGGTAAGCGGGGCGGCCACCCACTTTGTGCATCTCGGCAGCAGCAGCTCGGTCTTTGCCAAGCCCGTGGTCGACATGATCGAAGCCGCCCGGGCGCGGGGTCTCGATGTGACCGGTGAGGTCTATCCCTATACGGCGGCCTCGACCGGGATTCAAACCGGGCTGTTCGACGGCGATTGGCGGGCCCGCCTCGGGATTGACTATGGCGACATCGAATGGCCGGCCACCGGCGAACGGCTGACCGCGGCAACGTTTGCCCGCTATCACCGCGAGGGCGGCTATGCCATCATCCATCTGATGAAGGACGCCAACGTGGATTTCTTGGTCGCCCGGCCCGGGATCATGATCGCCAGCGATGCGATGCCGCTGGTGGAGGGGCGGGGACATCCCCGTGGCGTCGGCACCTTCGCCCGGGTGCTCGGCCGCTATGTCCGAGACAAAAAAGCGGTTGATCTGATGGAGGCGATCCGGAAGATGACCCTCCTCCCCGCCGACCGGGTGGCGGGTGCGGCGCCGGCCATGGCGAAGAAGGGGCGGCTGGCGGTCGGAGCCGATGCCGACATCACGATCTTCGATCCGGCGACGGTCATCGACAACGCCACGTTCGCCAACCCGGGGCAGGCCTCAACCGGAATTCCGTACGTGGTGGTGGCCGGAACGGTCGTCGTCAGGAAGGGGGCGTTGGTCCCCGGGGTTACGCCGGGAAAAGCGATTCGTCGCGAGCCGGCCCAGTGA
- a CDS encoding APC family permease encodes MTELKKSLGGVQLFSIGFGGIVGVGWIVYMGLWFTQAGPVGTMLAFLVGGLLMALVGLCYAEIGAMYPVAGGEAVYAYGAFGRIASFTVGWALVLMMTAVVPYVSIGLAWILDALVPGIGGPVLYSWRGQPIHALGLVIALVWTVWLGVLNYRGIHGAAKFQDWLTYGKIGISVLFFGAGIFGGSTANLEPMFVMAKDGTIWGGFIAVLATTPWFFGGFNEISQVMEERSEGTSTRTLGLIVVLSILAAASFYALAALAAGMVGPWQQIVTQDLPVAAAFRMAFGSEFLARVVLVAGLFGIVTVGNGASIAATRLLFALGRARMITPAFTKLHPVYGSPVTAILFVTAFGLAGDFLGRSGIAPIVNVGSAAACLAYLFTSLAVWKLRQTEPERARPYRIPAGRLVSMLAAIGSVFLMVSSVRQQWLDAKGGFPLEWLVMAAWAALGVAMFRAAAPARAGLSEGAERRTIMGDGESTSGATS; translated from the coding sequence ATGACAGAACTCAAGAAATCACTTGGTGGCGTGCAGCTCTTTTCCATCGGGTTTGGCGGCATCGTCGGCGTCGGCTGGATCGTCTACATGGGCCTCTGGTTCACCCAGGCGGGTCCGGTAGGAACGATGCTGGCGTTCCTGGTCGGCGGCCTCCTGATGGCGTTGGTCGGCCTCTGCTATGCCGAGATTGGGGCGATGTACCCGGTGGCCGGTGGCGAGGCGGTCTATGCCTACGGCGCCTTTGGCCGGATCGCGTCGTTCACGGTCGGTTGGGCGTTGGTCCTGATGATGACCGCCGTCGTTCCGTACGTCTCGATCGGGCTCGCCTGGATCTTGGATGCGCTGGTGCCCGGGATCGGGGGTCCGGTGCTCTACTCTTGGCGGGGCCAGCCGATCCACGCACTCGGATTGGTCATTGCCTTGGTCTGGACCGTCTGGCTCGGCGTGCTCAACTACCGGGGGATTCACGGCGCGGCCAAGTTCCAGGACTGGCTCACCTACGGCAAGATCGGCATTTCCGTCCTGTTCTTCGGCGCCGGCATCTTCGGAGGCTCCACTGCGAATCTCGAGCCGATGTTCGTCATGGCCAAGGACGGTACCATCTGGGGCGGTTTCATCGCGGTGCTGGCCACCACGCCGTGGTTCTTCGGCGGGTTTAACGAGATTTCTCAGGTCATGGAAGAGCGCTCCGAGGGAACCTCGACGCGAACCCTGGGCTTGATCGTGGTCCTGAGTATCCTGGCGGCCGCCAGCTTCTACGCGTTGGCGGCCCTGGCGGCCGGCATGGTGGGGCCCTGGCAGCAGATCGTGACGCAGGACCTCCCGGTCGCGGCGGCGTTCCGGATGGCGTTCGGGTCGGAGTTCCTGGCGCGAGTGGTCCTCGTGGCCGGTCTGTTCGGCATCGTGACCGTTGGGAACGGCGCTTCGATCGCCGCCACCCGGCTCCTGTTCGCCCTCGGGCGGGCGCGGATGATCACCCCGGCCTTCACGAAACTCCACCCCGTCTACGGATCGCCCGTGACCGCCATCCTGTTCGTCACGGCCTTCGGCCTGGCTGGCGATTTTCTCGGACGAAGCGGCATCGCGCCGATCGTCAATGTCGGGTCGGCCGCGGCGTGCCTCGCGTATCTGTTTACCTCGCTCGCGGTGTGGAAGCTCCGTCAGACCGAGCCGGAGCGGGCACGCCCGTATCGGATTCCCGCGGGTAGACTCGTGTCGATGCTGGCCGCCATTGGCAGCGTCTTCCTGATGGTGAGCTCGGTTCGGCAGCAATGGCTCGATGCGAAAGGGGGCTTTCCTCTTGAGTGGCTCGTCATGGCCGCGTGGGCGGCCCTCGGCGTGGCCATGTTCCGAGCGGCCGCCCCGGCCCGGGCCGGACTGAGCGAGGGGGCGGAGCGCCGCACGATTATGGGAGACGGGGAGTCGACGTCAGGGGCAACGTCATGA